Sequence from the Amycolatopsis sp. NBC_00345 genome:
CTCACCGCGGCGGAGACCGTGGCGTTCCTGGTCATCGGCCTGCCCGCCGGTGCCTGGATCGACCGGACCCGCCGCCGCCGCGCGGTACTCGTCGGCGCCGACCTCGTCCGGGCCCTGCTGTTCTTCGGGCTTCCGATCGCGGGCTGGGCCGGTGTGCTGGACTTCGGGCAGCTGCTCGTCACGGCTGTTCTCGTCGGCGTCGCGACCGTGTTCTTCGACGCCGCCTACCAGGCGTACCTGCCGGTGGTGATCGGGCTGGAGAATCTGGAAACCGGCTACGCGCGCCTGCAGATCACCCTGTCGGTCGCCGCGGCCGCCGGGCCCGGCATCGGTGGCCTGCTCACTCGCGTGATCGGTGCCGCCTCCGGGCTGGTGCTGACCGGGGCGGGCTACCTGGCTTCGGCCGCGCTCCTGTCGCGCGTCCGGGCCGATGTGCCGCCGATCCCACCGCGGCCGAGGGAGGTGCGGCTCCGCACCGAGATCGCCGAGGGCCTCCACTACATCGTCCGCCACCGCCAGCTCCGCCCGCTGGCCGTCGCGAGTTCCGTCGCCGCGTTCTTCACCGCGGGCATCATGTCCATGGAAGTCCTGTTCTTCACCCACGACCTGCACCTGGACGCGGCGGGTGCGGGCGTGCTGCTGGCCCTGTCGGGCGTGGGCAGCGTCATCGGCGCCGCGACGACCGGCCGCTGGACCCGCCGCATCGGGGCGGCTCGCGCCAACTGGCTGGTGCCGGTGCTGACGTGGCCACCCCACCTGCTGCTCCCCCTCGCCCAGCCGGGCCCGATCGGCCTGGTCCTGGCCGGAACGGGAATCGTCATCCACGCCGCCGGCGGCACGACCTACAACGTGATCGTGATGACCCGCCGCCAGCACCTGACCCCGGACGCACTGCGCGGCCGCGTCCAGACGAGCATGCGCGTGCTCGTCTGGGGAACGATGCCACTCGGCGCACTGGCCGCGGGAACCCTCGCCGAGTCAGTGGGTACGCGCGCGACCCTGACCATCGCCGTCGCCGGAATCCTCATCGCGATCGTGCCGGCGGCCCGGTCCGCCCGCGACCACCCTGCCCCTTGACGTCCCTCGGGAAGGGTGTCGATTTCCAATCTGGTCTCGATGCCGCGTGGAGGATGTCCGGCTGGTGAACGCCGGCGGGGTGGCGTGCACGGTGCGGGACACGCGTGGTCAGGAGATCGCGGCTGTCGGCCCGCTGTGCCGCGGGCCGCGCTATAGGATCATGGCGTGGTTGGGAATGCCGACAAGCGACAACACATCCTGGACGTGGCGACGGGTCTCGCCGGGACGGACGGGCTCCGGGGGCTGAGCGTGCGATCCGTCGCCGCCGCGGCGGGGGTTGGCGCGACGACGCTGCGGACCTACTTTCCGTCGCAGGCGTTGCTCTATCGGGCCGTCGCGGAGCGGCTGGTCTCCCACGCGCTCGGCGATGAATGGATCCAGGACGCCGCCCTCGCTCCGGCGGACCGGTTGTACGCGAGTCTGCGGCAGTTCCTTCCCAGCCGGGCGAACCGGCAGTACACCCTCACCGAGTGGTTCGAGCTGCTGACCCTCGCGGTCGGCCCCGATGCCAACGCTGAAGTGCTCGAACTGGTGCAGTCCGGGAACGATGAGTCGATCGCGATCGTGGCCCGCTGGTTCACGCAGCTGGCCGCCGACGGGTGTGTGCTGCGGGAAACCCCCGAGGTGCTGGCGGACCGGTTCGGGATCGTCGTGAACGGGTTGCAGCTCGATCTCTTGCTCGACAAGGACGAAGCAGTACTCGACCGGGCGGAAGAAACCCTTCGCTGGTTCGTGAAGCAGGCCCTCGAAACGGATGCCGCCGTCGCGAAATCCGAGTGAGGGACTCACCCGGCGGACCAGGTCACAACGCGGGACGACGGTCGATCACCCGCTCGGCGAACCACCGGATCGTGTCCTTCGCGGCATCAAGATCGGCCGGCCCGGGGTTGAGCAGCGCCCGCAGGTACAGCCCGTTGACGAGCGTCAGCGCCGAAGTGGCGTGACCGGCGACCTCCTCGGGCCGAACCGCTCCCCGGTCGGCCAGGATCGTAAGCCATCGGCGCACGTGCTCGGCCGTTGACCGCTGCGCGCGCTCGACGATGACGCTCGCCCCGGGGACGGGATCCGCCCCGGCCGACATCCGATACAGCTCGAACCAGGCCTCGACGGTCGCCCTCCGGCCGTCCGGGGGCAAGAGCTGAGCCAGGCACTCGAACAGCCGATCGGCGGGGTCGCGCTGGTCGTCGGCGATCGAGAGGTCGTCGACGGGGCGGCGGGCGAGCTCCGCGGCGACCAGAAGATGCAGGTCAGCCTGGGCAGGAAAGTAATGACGGAGCGTCGTCGCTCCCACCCCCGCCTCGATCGCGACGCGGCGCACGGTCAGTGAACTGAGCCCTTGGGCCGCGGCCAGACGGAGCGCGGCCTCGATGATTTTCTCCCGCGTGACCATGCCTCTCAGCGTACCCGCACAGTGTGCGGTACAGTGTGCCGTACAGCGTGCGGGGCACAACCCGGACGAACCGGAAGAGGGAAGAAAACCATGATCGAGAACTTGCAGCACTTCGTCGGCTCGTGGCCGGGTGCCCTCCAGTGGCTCGGGATCGCGCTGATCGCGGTCGTCCCGTTCGTCGAGAGCTACATCGGCAGCGTCATCGGCATCGTGATCGGGGTCCACCCGGTCGTCGCGGCCATCTGCGCCATCATCGGCAACGCCGCGATCGTGGTCGCCATCGCCTTTGCCACCGACTCCGTGCGCAAGCGCGCCACGCGAGGCAAAGAGCGCACCACCACTCCGGGCCGGGCCCGTGCCAAGAAGCTGTTCGACCGCTTCGGCGTGCCCGGCGTGGCGCTGCTCGGCCACCCGACCCAGATCTCGACCGCCGCGCTCATCGCGCTCGGCGCTCCCCGCACCAAGGTGATCATCTGGGAACTGATCTCCGTTGTTCTCTGGGGCACGGTCGTCGCCGTCATCGCCGGGTTCGGCATCAGCGCGCTGGCCTGAACAAACCCGCTCTTTCAGGCAAAGCCCCAGATCCGAACGACCCGAGAGGAACTGCAGTGGAGCTGGACGCCAGGCCAACGGATTCGGTTGTCGCGGAAAAGCTGCGGCCCGGCTGGCCCGAGATCATCGTCGGCGCTGTTGTCTACACGCTGACCTTCTCCATCGGCCCGCCGGTCGTCAGCGCCATCACCCATGATTCGCCGGTCTCGAGCGGGATCGGGCTCGCCGTGCTCTCCGGGATCATGGGCCTGCTCGGCTTCTTCGCCGCTTTCGCCATCCGCCTCCGGTCCTGGCCTGCGTTCAGCGTCCGCGCCATTCCGGCCCGCTGGATCTTCATCGCGCTCGGCTTCGGACTGCTCGCGCTCGTCCTGAATCAGGCAGTCAACATCATTTACGGCGTGATCAGTGGCGGCACGGGCAGCGATGTCCAAGGCGACTACGAGTCCGCGACCAAGGCGGGCGGACTTGCCTTTGTCCTGTATCTGCTGGGCATCGCCGTCCTGACTCCCCTCGGCGAAGAGTTCCTGTTCCGGGGCGTACTCGCCACCGCGCTCACGAAATACGGCTCATGGGTGAGCGTCATCGGCAGCACCGTCGTCTTCGCCTTGGCCCACGGCATCAACCTGGCGCTCATTCCCGCGATCATCGTCGGCGCGATCAACGGCATTCTGCTGGTACGCACCAAATCGGTGTGGCCGGGCGTCATCGTGCACGCGGTCAACAACGGTCTGGGCGCCATTTTCGCCCTGCTGGCCGGTTGAGAGCTGGCTCAGAACGTGTCCTGTCCGACGGGGGCGCGCCGGATCACGATCTCCGTACCGTCGGCGGTGTGCACCGCGACGGCGTGCAGCCCCGGCTCACCGGATACGAAACGCAGCGGCAGCCGGTCGAAGGTCTCCGCCCCGATGTGCTCGCGGAACAGCGCCCGGTCGCCGGCCACCTCCAGCCAGGCCACGCCGGCGGCGGTCCGGTCGCCGGTCACCTCGCGGCGGGCGGGGTTCTTGGCCGGATCGTCCCGGTAGTACCAATTCGGCAGGCCTTGCCGCCGGGCCTGCCGCGCCACCGCGCCGGCCGGGGCACTGGTGATCACGCGTTGGGTGCCGTCGGGTTCCCGGCGCCCGGGGAGGACCTGGACGTGGCTGCCCAGCCGCGCCGCGACCTGGTCCAGTTCCTCACGGGTGTCCGCGCGCAGGCACCAGAACATCCAGCGATCCGTCCCGTCGGCGGTGGCCCGCCGGAACCACGACGCCGGGCCCTCGGCCGTCCCGGTGGCGTTCTCCACCTCCAGGTAGACGTCCCCGCCCAGCGGAAAGATCCAGTTGCGCAGACCGCCGGCGAACACCCCGCCTTCATAGCTGCCCAACCCGGTCTGTTCGGCCAGCCTGCGCACGCCGTCGTCGAAGTCCGGCACGCCGAGCGCCAGGTGGTCCAGATGAAACACGGCTGTGGCGCCTCCGGCTCAGGTGATCGTTTCGCCCGAGCCTAACGTCGGCCTGGTCCGGATTCCGGAGTGGATGCGCCCGGGTGAAGCTGGCGAGGCGTGAGGCGATCCGGGAGGATGCCGGCCGTGGCCGGGTGTCGGGTTTCGGTACTGGACACCGCGCCGATCGTGGCGGGTTCGACGGCGCGGGAGGCGTTGCGTAACACCGTCGATCTCGCCGTTCTGGCCGACGAACTGGGTTATCACCGGTACTGGATGCCCGAACACCACGGCCGGGGGCGTGCTGCTGCCGAACCACGCGCCGATCGTGGTGGCCGAACAGTTCGGCACGCTGGCCGCGTTCCATCCTGGACGGATCGACCTTGGGATCGGCCGGTGAAGGCGACTCCCGCGATCGGGAACACGCCGGAGTTCTGGCTGCTCGCCGGCCCGACCCGGCTGAAGGTGCTGAGCCGGATCCGCGGCCGGCGGATTTTCCTGCCGCGTCAGGCTCGACGACATCGGCGCCGACGAGCTGATGGTGACGACCCCGGTCCACGACCACGGCGACCGGCGACGTTCGTACGAACTGGTCAGGGAGGTCGTGGCCGGGGACCCGGGGTTGCGGAATCCGGCCAGGCGCCGATCATGAGGGTGTCCAGGTCCGCGACCCGATACGGAAGAAGCACGCGATGCCCCAGAGTTCCCGGCACGTCGCCTCGTTGACCCACGGCCAGGTCGTCCACGAAAGCGACCTCGGCTCGGTCACGAAGCTGACCGCGGACAATTTCCCGATCCTGAACCGGCTGTCGATCAAACGGCTGATCCTCGAGCCCGGCGCCATCCGCGAGCCGCACTGGCACGCCAACGCGAACGAGCTCAGTTACTGCCTGTCGGGCTCGGTGCTGGTCTCGATCCTCGACACCGGCAGCTCGTTCTCCTCGTTCGTCGTCACCGCCGGGCAGATGTTCCACGTCGGCTCCGGCTCCCTGCACCACATCGAGAACATCGGTGCCGAGCGGGCCGAGCTGATCATCGCGTTCCGCCACGAACGGCCGGAGGACTTCGCGCTCAGCAGCGCGTTCGGCGCGATGGCCGACAACGTGCTGGGCAACGCCTACGACCTGCCCGGGAGCGCGTTCGCCGGCTTCCCGCACCGGGTCGAGCCGTCCTACCTGGTCCGGCGGGAGGGCGAGCCCACGCTGCCGTCCACCGCCGGGTACGGCGACCCGCACAAGTTCGACGTCGAGGGCATGGCCCCGCCGGCCGCCTCCCCGGTCGGCTCGGCCCGCACCGCCCGCGTGCAGTTCTGGCCGATCCTCAAGGACATCTCGATGTACTCGCTGCGGATCGCCGAGGACGGGATGCGGGAGCCGCACTGGCACCCGATCACCGCGGAGATGGGCTACATCCACCGCGGCCGGGCCCGGATGACCGTCCTCGACCCGGACGGCACCCTCGACACCTACGAACTCGGGCCCGGCGACGTCTACTTCATCCCCCGCGCCTACCCGCACCACATCGAGGTGCTCGGCGAGGAGGAGATCCACTTCCTGATCTTCTTCGACCAGCCCACCCCCGGTGACATCGGCTATCGCGCGTCGGCGTCCGCGTACAGCGCCGAGGTGCTCGCCGCGACGTTCGGCGTCCCGCTCGGCGAGCTGCCGGCCTTCCCGTACACCCCGGCCGACCCGCTGATCGTGGGCCGGGCCAATCCCCGGGACCCGACCGGCTGATCCTCGGACCTCACGCGTTCAGCACCGCGCACGCCCGCGCCACCCCGTCCTCCGCGCGCAGCCGCGCCGACACGCGCTGGGCGCCGCGGCGGTAGGGGAGTTGCGTCAGGGAGGCGAGACGGGTCGCCAGCGCATCGGTGGTCAAGGCGCGTAAGGGAAGGGGACGGGGGCCCGCGCCGAGGCGGTGGACACGGTCGCCCCAGTAGGGCTGGTCCGAGAAGACCGGGCAGACCAGCGACGGGACGCCCGCGCGCAGGGCCGCCGCCGTGGTGCCCGCGCCGCCGTGGTGGACGACCGCCGCGGTGCGCGGAAACAGCCAGGCGTGCGGGACATCCCGGACCGTCAGCGTGTTGTCATCGGAGGCGACGGCGTCGGTGCCGAGCAGGCCGCGCAAGCCCGTCTGACGTAGGGCCGCACGGACCGCGGTGAACGTCTTCTCGGCTTCGGCGGGGCGCATGCTGCCGAAGCCGACGTACACCGGAGGCGGGCCTGCGGCGAGGAAGTCCCGCAGACGCGGCTCCGGGCGCCACCCGGCGGGTTCGTCCAGGAACCAGTAGCCGGTGACGTGCACGCGCGCCGGCCAGTCCGGTGGGCGCGGCACGACCGCGTCCGAGAAACCGCACAGCACCGGCGAATTCCGCCGGGGACCGCGTACGCCGGTGGCGGGAAGGTCCAAGGTCTCGACGCGCCATCTGTCCACTTCGGACCGGAGCAGCTGCCAGGCCAGGCCGTCGACCGCGCCGTAGCTGAGGCGGCGGGCCCACGGGCCCAGCCGTCCGGCCCAGGGGAGCAACGGGTGCGGGAACGCCCGCGTCGGCACGCTCGGCTGGTAGTGCAGTTCGGCGTGGGGGACGTCGAGGTGCTCGGAGAGGTGTGCGCCGAGGAAGCCGAGGGTCGGGGCGAGCACGAGGTCCGCGCCCGCCGCCCCGGCGTGGACCTCGGCGAGCAACTGGTCCAGCAACGGCCGCAGCACCTCGCGAAAACCGCGCAGGAACGTCAGTGGGCCGCCCGCCGTCCACGCCCGTCCGGTCGCCGAGCCGAGGATTTCGCCGGGATCGGCCGAAAGCGGCGCGAACGCCAGGCCGTGCTCTTCGACCAGCGGGCGGAAGCCGGGCGCGGCGAGTACCCGCACCCGGTCGCCGCCCGCGGCGAGGCCCCGGCCCAGCGCGACGCACGGCTGGACGTCGCCCCGTGAGCCGGGGGCGATGACGACGATCTGGCGGCTCATCGTTTCGCCGCGGTCAGCCGGTACCGCACCCGGAACGGCAGGTTCGCCAGCACCGCCGTGACCCGCGCGTCCTTGCCGACCAGGTAGCGCGGGGCGGGGCGGCGGGTGGTGAGGGCGCGGACCACGGCCTGCGCGGCCCGTCGCGGTGATACCCCGCCGCTGGCCGAACGCTCGGCGCTGCGGCCCGCCGATTCCAGTTGCGCCGCATAGCGTTCGAGGCCCGCAGCGGGCAGCGCCGCGCGCAGTTCCTCCACCGCCGCGCGCGCCCGCGGCCAGATCGCCGTGGCGACCGCGCCCGGCTCGACCAGGACAACGCGGATGCCCGCGGGCGCGAGTTCCGCCCGCAGGCTGTCGGTCAGGCCGACGAGGGCGAACTTCGACGCGTGGTACGGCCCGACGATCGGCCCAGCGATGCGGCCGCCGATCGAGCCCACCGTCACGACCCGGGCGGCTTCCGCGCGGCGCAACGCGGGCAGCATCGCCTGGGTGACCGCGAGCTGGCCGGTGACGTTCACGTCCAGCTGCTCCCGGAAGGACTCCAGCGGGATGTATTCCAGCGGCCCGGGGCGAGCGAGGCCGGCGTTGTTCACCAGGCCGTGCAGTGGCCCGCCCTCGGCGACCCGCGCGCCGGCCGCCGCGACCGACGCGGCGTCCCGCAGGTCCATCCGCAGCACAGTCACCGCTTCGCCGTAGGTGTCTTCCAGCTCTTGACCGGCCTCGTCGGTGCGCACGCTCGCCCACACGTGCGCCCCGCGGCGGATGAGCTCACCAACGCAGGCCCGGCCGATCCCGCTCGACGCGCCGGTGACCACATAGGACAGCCGGCTCACGACGCCGCCCCCGCGTCGAGCACCTGCAGCATCCGCGGCCACGTCTTGTGCAGCTGGTCCTGCCAGTACGCCCACTGGTGCGTGCCCGGCCCATAGAGGTCGGCCGTCACCGGGACGCCGAGGTCGCGCAGCCGGCCGACCATCGCGGTGGTCTGCCCGCCGCAGAGGAACTCGATCAGCATCGCGCCGGGCAGGACGTCGACCGGGAGCTTGCCGTCGAGCGGGCCCGGCAGCCCGTTGCCCGCCGAAAGGTACAGCTCGGTGCCGCGCAGGCGGTCCGCGTTGACCAGCGGGTCGTGGGCCTCCCACAGTGCCGATTGACGGCGCCGGTCGCCCCAGAGCGCTTCCGGGTCGAGGTGGGCCGACGAGACGATGGCGTCGGTCAGCAGCTCCCCGGTGGGCCCGGTGGGATTGAGGTTCCCGCTGTAGGCCGCGGCGTAACGGAACAGGCCGGGCCGTCGCGCCGCCAGCTCCACCGCGCCGTAGCCGCCGATGGAGATCCCGGCCCCGGCGCGGCGCCCGTCCCCGCGGTAGCCGCGGTCGATCAGCTGCGGCAGCTCGACCGCGGTGAACGTCTCCCACTGGTTGAGGGCGAGGTCCTTGCCGTAGTTCCACCAGTCGGTGAAGAAGCCCGCCGGGCCCGCGCCGGGCATGACGACCAGGACACCGGCGTCGTCGGCGAGACGGCGGACGTCGGTGTTGGCGCTCCAGCCGCGGTAGTCCTGCAGCCGGGTCTCCCCGGCCAGCAGGTAGATCGCCGGCCACTTCCGGTCCGGCTCTGTGGCGAAGCCGGCCGGCAGGATCAGCCGGACCATGGCGTAACCGCCGACGCCCGTCGAGCGCACGGTGAGGTCGAGCGTCCGCGGGTCGTCCCCGGCCGCGGTCACGGCGACGACGTGGGACCCGTCGTCCGCTCGCGCGCCGGGGACACCCGTGTCCGCGTGGGCGGGCGTCGCGACGACGGCCGAGAGCACGAGGGTCAATACCGGGAGCAGGCAGTGAGATATGCGCATGAGTATTTTTTCTCTTCCCGAAAAAAGGGTCCGGTGAGCCGACAGGCTAGGCGAACCGGGGCGGGGAGAGCAATTGTCCGGTCCACGATACGAGCGGACAATGTGAATGGAAGGCGAACAAACATACGATTGTTATCCCCCGTGCGGGTGAGTGGTCGCTTACCAAGGGTGATCACGGCTTCGGTGGGTGGTACTGAACCCGTCGCATACCAGCGGTATCTTGCAAAACCGCAGTTCACGCCGTGTGTCCGAGGGTTGTTTACGTTTTCTTGACCCCCTTCCGGTAACCGTTTTCCTGTCGTAGCCTTCCCCGGTGTCACCCGCCCCGGCCCCGGCCGGCGCGCCCCGGCACCGCGTCCCACCGCGGGGACCCCACCTCACCAGACCCCTTCCGGAAAGGGCGATAAATGCCTGCCCAGATTATCCGGCGACCCCGTTTTCCGCGTTCCGCGCCGCGAGTGCGAACGCTCGCCTTGATTGTCGTCGCAGTGGCGGCCGTCACCATTTCCGGTCCGGCCTCCGCCCCCACGGCGGCCGCGGTTTCCGGGCCGCCGCCGGTTCCCCCGGCTGCTTTACTGCCGCCCACAGCTATCCCCGGGGCGGCAGCGTCACGCGACGGCTTCGACCTCGCCACCGCACTGTCTACATCAGACCGTTCGGACAGCTCGGTGGACCAGCCCGCGTGCACCGACATGGTCCACGGGCGGTTGCTCGGCCCCGGCGATGCGACCGGCCAGGGCTTCCAGTCCGCCGTGCCCGGCGGAGAAGTCTCCGAACTCGTCGCCCGGACCGCCCGCCCGGCCGGGCTCACGGCCTGGGCCGAGCAGGCCCGGCGCTGCGCCAGCGTCACCGTGGACGACCCGGGCGGCACGGCGGTGTCGACGCTCACCGTCGCGCCGGACCCCGTGGTCCCCGGCGCGCAAACCCTGTCCTACCAGCAAGTCCTGACCCTGCCCGGACAACCGCCCGAGCTGCCCGGCCTGCGCCTGCGCACCGTCGCCATCACCGCCGACGACGTGCTGGTCGTGCTCCGCGACGCCGGGGCCACCGACCTCGACCTCACCTCCCTCGCCGTCGCCGCGTGGTCTCACGCGGGCCCGCGGCTGGGGCACTGAACCCGTTCGAGCGTAAGGAGAATCCCATGTACCTGGCCCCGGAGAACTTCCCGGCGGTGGGCGGCGCCACCCTGACCGAGTGCCTGCGGCACTGGGCCGCCGTCGCGGGCGACGAGCCCGCGCTGACCTTCGCCGACTACTCGGCCGACCGCGACGGACGGCAGCGGACCCTCACCTGGCAGCAGTTGCGGCAACGCGTCGACGCCGCGGCGAGCGCGTTGCCGGTCCGCCCCGGCGAACGGGTCGCCGTGCTCTGCCCGCAGGGCATCGACTACGTCGTCGGCTTCCTCGCCACGCTCACCGCGGGCGCGATCGCGGTGCCGCTGTTCGACCCCGGCCTCCCCGGGCACGCGGGCCGGCTGACCTCGGTGCTCGCCGACTGCGCGCCCTCGGCCGTGGTCACCACCTCCGCCGCGAAGGACGCCGTCAAGGAGTTCCTCGCCGGCCTGCCCGGCGGGCACGACCTCCCGGTGGTGGCCGCCGACCGCCCGGACGCGGAGCCGGCCCGTTCGTGGCCCGCGCCGTCGGCGGCCCCGGACGACGTCGCGTACCTGCAGTACACGTCCGGCTCAACCCGCTCCCCGGCCGGGGTGGTGCTGACCCACGCGAACGCGATCACGAACGTCACCCAGGCCGTGCAGGGGCTGGGCCTGGACCCGCGCGAGGCGACCATGGTCTCGTGGCTGCCGCTGTTCCACGACATGGGCCTGGTCTTCGGGCTGATCATGCCGCTGGCGCTGGGCCTGCGCTCGGTGCTGATGGACCCGCTCGCGTTCATCGAACGGCCGGTCCGCTGGCTGGAACTGCTCGGCGACCGGCCCGGCGCCTGGAGCGCCGCGCCGAACTTCGCCTTCCACTACTGCGAGAGCCGCGTGCGCGAGGCCGACCGGGCCCGCCTGCGCCTGGGCCGGGTCGCCGCGATCATCAACGGCGCCGAGCCGATCAACCCCGACGTGCTCGACCGGTTCCACACCGCGTTCGCCGGTGCCGGTTACGAGCCGTCGAAGACCCGGCCGTCCTACGGCTTGGCGGAGGCGACCGTGTTCGTGGCCACCGGCCCGGACACGGCCCCGCGCGTCGGGACGTTCGACCGGGAAGCGCTCGGGAACGGTTCCGCGGAGCCGGCCGGCGAAGGTGCCCGGCTGGTCGCCTGCGGGACTCCGACCGGCCAGCAGGTGGCGATCGCCGACCCGGACACCGCGGTCGCGCTCCCGGACGGCTCGGTCGGCGAGATCTGGGTCCACGGGCCGAACGTCGGCGGCGGGTACTGGGAGAAACCGTTGGAGAGCACCGAAACCTTCGGCGCCCGGCTGGACGGCGAGCGGGCCGGGCTCCCCGAGGGCCCGTGGCTGCGCACCGGCGACCTGGGTTTCCACCACGAAGGGGAGCTGTACATCGCCGGCCGGATCAAGGACTTGCTCATCGTGGACGGCCGCAACCACTACCCGCAGGACGTCGAGGCGACCGTCGCGTCGGCGGACCGCGGCATCCGGCCGGGCAGTGTCGCGGCGTTCGCCGTCGTCGGCGGCGAAACCGAGGCCGCGGTTGTCGTCGCCGAGCACCGTGGGCACGGCGAGCTGACCGGGCCGGGGGAGCGGGACCTCGTCGCGACGGTCCGGCGGCTCGTGTCCGGCGCGCACGGCCTGTCCCTGCGCGACGTCGTCCTCGTCCCGGCGGGCCGGGTCCCGCGCACGTCCAGCGGCAAGATCGCCCGCGGCGCCTGCCGTGACCGCTACCTCGACGGCGACTACGGAAAGGCCCTGGCGCGATGAGAAACGACGATGTTGTGAGAAACAGTGGGATGAGAAACCCGCCGCTCGACCCGGCCACGCTGCGCCGCTGGCTGCTGGACGCCGTCGCCGAGCACACCGGAGCGGACCCCGCCCGGATCGAGCCCGGCCGCCCGCTCGGCGACTACGGCCTGTCCTCCCGTCAGGCCGTCGGCATCGCCGCGGACCTCGAAGAGCTGCTCGGCACCCGGCTGCCCGCGACCCTGCTGTGGGAAAGCCCGACCATCGACCACCTCGCCCGCAGCCTGACCACCGGCGATACCACCGAGTCCGGTTCGACGCCCGCCTCGGTGCCTGCCTCTGTGTCTACCGCTGTGTCTGCTTCTGGGCCGGGCACCGACCGGCGCCGGACCGACCCGATCGCCGTCGTCGGCCTCGGCTGCCGCTGGCCCGGCGCGGACGGCCTCGACGAATACTGGGACCTGTTGCGGACCGGGCGGGATGCCGTCCGGACCGCGCCGCCGGGCCGGTGGAATGCCGACGCCGCACCGGTTCTCGGCGGTTTCCTCGACGACGTCGCCGGATTCGACGCCGAGCACTTCGGCATCACCCCGCGCGAAGCGTCCACAATGGACCCGCAGCAGCGGATGCTCCTGGAGGTCGCCTGGGCCGCGCTGGAGCACGCGGGGATCGCCCCGGCGTCATTGCGCGGCAGCCGCACCGGCGTGTTCACCGGCGTCGCCACCCACGACTACGGCCAACTCACCATGGCTCTTGGCGGGGTCGACTTGTGGACAGCCACCGGTGCGGCGGGCAGCATCTCCGCCAACCGGCTGTCCTATGTGTACGACCTGCGCGGGCCGAGCATGGCCATCGACACGGCCTGCTCCTCGTCGCTGGTCGCGGTGCACCACGCCGTGCGGGCGCTGCGCGACGGTGAAGCGGACCTGGCGCTGGCCGGCGGGGTC
This genomic interval carries:
- a CDS encoding MFS transporter, with protein sequence MTGASRDEPTSVAGLRGHRAFRFLWTADAASQLGTAAATALVPLLAATTLGATPLQMGLLTAAETVAFLVIGLPAGAWIDRTRRRRAVLVGADLVRALLFFGLPIAGWAGVLDFGQLLVTAVLVGVATVFFDAAYQAYLPVVIGLENLETGYARLQITLSVAAAAGPGIGGLLTRVIGAASGLVLTGAGYLASAALLSRVRADVPPIPPRPREVRLRTEIAEGLHYIVRHRQLRPLAVASSVAAFFTAGIMSMEVLFFTHDLHLDAAGAGVLLALSGVGSVIGAATTGRWTRRIGAARANWLVPVLTWPPHLLLPLAQPGPIGLVLAGTGIVIHAAGGTTYNVIVMTRRQHLTPDALRGRVQTSMRVLVWGTMPLGALAAGTLAESVGTRATLTIAVAGILIAIVPAARSARDHPAP
- a CDS encoding TetR family transcriptional regulator translates to MVGNADKRQHILDVATGLAGTDGLRGLSVRSVAAAAGVGATTLRTYFPSQALLYRAVAERLVSHALGDEWIQDAALAPADRLYASLRQFLPSRANRQYTLTEWFELLTLAVGPDANAEVLELVQSGNDESIAIVARWFTQLAADGCVLRETPEVLADRFGIVVNGLQLDLLLDKDEAVLDRAEETLRWFVKQALETDAAVAKSE
- a CDS encoding TetR/AcrR family transcriptional regulator, with translation MVTREKIIEAALRLAAAQGLSSLTVRRVAIEAGVGATTLRHYFPAQADLHLLVAAELARRPVDDLSIADDQRDPADRLFECLAQLLPPDGRRATVEAWFELYRMSAGADPVPGASVIVERAQRSTAEHVRRWLTILADRGAVRPEEVAGHATSALTLVNGLYLRALLNPGPADLDAAKDTIRWFAERVIDRRPAL
- a CDS encoding CPBP family intramembrane glutamic endopeptidase encodes the protein MELDARPTDSVVAEKLRPGWPEIIVGAVVYTLTFSIGPPVVSAITHDSPVSSGIGLAVLSGIMGLLGFFAAFAIRLRSWPAFSVRAIPARWIFIALGFGLLALVLNQAVNIIYGVISGGTGSDVQGDYESATKAGGLAFVLYLLGIAVLTPLGEEFLFRGVLATALTKYGSWVSVIGSTVVFALAHGINLALIPAIIVGAINGILLVRTKSVWPGVIVHAVNNGLGAIFALLAG
- a CDS encoding VOC family protein, whose protein sequence is MFHLDHLALGVPDFDDGVRRLAEQTGLGSYEGGVFAGGLRNWIFPLGGDVYLEVENATGTAEGPASWFRRATADGTDRWMFWCLRADTREELDQVAARLGSHVQVLPGRREPDGTQRVITSAPAGAVARQARRQGLPNWYYRDDPAKNPARREVTGDRTAAGVAWLEVAGDRALFREHIGAETFDRLPLRFVSGEPGLHAVAVHTADGTEIVIRRAPVGQDTF
- a CDS encoding cupin domain-containing protein → MPQSSRHVASLTHGQVVHESDLGSVTKLTADNFPILNRLSIKRLILEPGAIREPHWHANANELSYCLSGSVLVSILDTGSSFSSFVVTAGQMFHVGSGSLHHIENIGAERAELIIAFRHERPEDFALSSAFGAMADNVLGNAYDLPGSAFAGFPHRVEPSYLVRREGEPTLPSTAGYGDPHKFDVEGMAPPAASPVGSARTARVQFWPILKDISMYSLRIAEDGMREPHWHPITAEMGYIHRGRARMTVLDPDGTLDTYELGPGDVYFIPRAYPHHIEVLGEEEIHFLIFFDQPTPGDIGYRASASAYSAEVLAATFGVPLGELPAFPYTPADPLIVGRANPRDPTG
- a CDS encoding glycosyltransferase, with amino-acid sequence MSRQIVVIAPGSRGDVQPCVALGRGLAAGGDRVRVLAAPGFRPLVEEHGLAFAPLSADPGEILGSATGRAWTAGGPLTFLRGFREVLRPLLDQLLAEVHAGAAGADLVLAPTLGFLGAHLSEHLDVPHAELHYQPSVPTRAFPHPLLPWAGRLGPWARRLSYGAVDGLAWQLLRSEVDRWRVETLDLPATGVRGPRRNSPVLCGFSDAVVPRPPDWPARVHVTGYWFLDEPAGWRPEPRLRDFLAAGPPPVYVGFGSMRPAEAEKTFTAVRAALRQTGLRGLLGTDAVASDDNTLTVRDVPHAWLFPRTAAVVHHGGAGTTAAALRAGVPSLVCPVFSDQPYWGDRVHRLGAGPRPLPLRALTTDALATRLASLTQLPYRRGAQRVSARLRAEDGVARACAVLNA
- a CDS encoding SDR family NAD(P)-dependent oxidoreductase — its product is MSRLSYVVTGASSGIGRACVGELIRRGAHVWASVRTDEAGQELEDTYGEAVTVLRMDLRDAASVAAAGARVAEGGPLHGLVNNAGLARPGPLEYIPLESFREQLDVNVTGQLAVTQAMLPALRRAEAARVVTVGSIGGRIAGPIVGPYHASKFALVGLTDSLRAELAPAGIRVVLVEPGAVATAIWPRARAAVEELRAALPAAGLERYAAQLESAGRSAERSASGGVSPRRAAQAVVRALTTRRPAPRYLVGKDARVTAVLANLPFRVRYRLTAAKR